The Candidatus Effluviviaceae Genus I sp. genome has a window encoding:
- a CDS encoding polyprenyl synthetase family protein, with protein MSFLTEYLDARRALVEEALDRCLPSAGGAGASSEDRLHEAMRYSVFSGGKRLRPILALSAFELVGGADDGVLVPACALELIHTYSLIHDDLPAMDDDDERRGRPTSHRVFGEALAILAGDALLTLAFEVVAGDERLAPERKVAVIRELAEANGSRGMVGGQAADIAMEGAPPDLASITLIHTRKTALPLAASVRVGALAAGAGADDVAALTAYGRAAGLAFQIRDDLLDVTGSADEMGKAVRKDVARGKLTYPGVVGAEAAEREARRLADQAVAALDRFGATARPLTEIARYIVERRR; from the coding sequence GTGTCGTTCCTCACTGAGTACCTGGATGCCAGGCGCGCGCTCGTCGAGGAGGCCCTCGACCGCTGTCTGCCGTCCGCGGGAGGGGCCGGGGCGTCCTCGGAGGACCGTCTCCACGAGGCCATGCGATACAGCGTGTTCTCGGGCGGCAAGCGCCTGCGGCCGATCCTCGCGCTGTCGGCGTTCGAGCTCGTGGGCGGCGCCGACGACGGCGTCCTCGTCCCAGCCTGCGCGCTCGAGCTCATCCACACGTACTCGCTCATTCATGACGACCTGCCGGCGATGGACGACGACGACGAGCGACGCGGGAGGCCGACGAGCCACCGCGTCTTCGGGGAAGCGCTCGCCATCCTCGCGGGCGACGCGCTGCTCACCCTCGCGTTCGAGGTCGTGGCGGGTGACGAGCGCCTTGCGCCCGAGAGGAAAGTCGCGGTGATCCGCGAGCTGGCCGAGGCGAACGGGAGCCGCGGGATGGTCGGCGGGCAGGCGGCCGACATTGCGATGGAGGGCGCGCCCCCGGACCTCGCCTCCATCACGCTGATCCACACCCGCAAGACGGCGCTGCCCCTCGCGGCGTCGGTGCGCGTCGGCGCGCTCGCGGCGGGCGCGGGCGCCGACGACGTCGCGGCGCTCACGGCCTACGGGCGGGCCGCCGGCCTCGCGTTCCAGATCAGGGACGATCTGCTCGACGTGACGGGCAGCGCCGACGAGATGGGGAAGGCCGTCCGGAAGGACGTGGCCCGCGGGAAGCTCACGTATCCCGGCGTCGTGGGCGCCGAGGCGGCCGAGCGGGAGGCCCGGAGACTCGCCGACCAGGCCGTGGCGGCGCTGGACCGGTTCGGAGCGACCGCGAGGCCTCTCACGGAGATCGCCCGGTACATCGTCGAGCGCAGGCGCTGA
- a CDS encoding bifunctional 5,10-methylene-tetrahydrofolate dehydrogenase/5,10-methylene-tetrahydrofolate cyclohydrolase: METRVLKGRPIAAGIVEEVGRRAAALAGRGVQPCLAVVCVGDDPASAIYSASIERAGGGAGIDVRVVRLPAGAGTDGAARALAALAGDPLVHGIIVQQPLPRGVDPSVVDAVPAAKDVDCAAAGSLGLLARGAEVFAPCTALAVVEALAAAAVPIEGAHVVVVGRSAVVGRPLALLLLRKGDRGNATVTVCHTGTRDLATHTLRADVLVAAMGRPEAIRGDMVREGAVVVDVGVNRVEDATAEKGFRVVGDVAFQEVLGRAAVATPVPGGVGALTTAILLRNTVRAAEARARER; encoded by the coding sequence GTGGAGACGAGGGTTCTCAAGGGCAGGCCGATCGCGGCGGGGATCGTGGAGGAGGTCGGACGGCGCGCGGCCGCGCTCGCGGGCCGCGGCGTGCAGCCTTGTCTCGCCGTCGTGTGCGTCGGCGACGACCCGGCCTCGGCGATCTACTCGGCGAGCATCGAGCGGGCCGGGGGCGGCGCGGGCATCGACGTGCGCGTCGTGCGGCTCCCCGCGGGCGCCGGGACCGACGGCGCCGCCCGGGCGCTCGCGGCGCTCGCAGGCGACCCGCTCGTCCACGGCATCATCGTGCAGCAGCCGCTTCCGCGCGGCGTGGACCCCTCCGTCGTGGACGCCGTCCCGGCCGCCAAAGACGTCGACTGCGCGGCGGCGGGGAGCCTCGGCCTCCTTGCGAGGGGCGCCGAGGTCTTCGCGCCCTGCACGGCGCTTGCCGTGGTCGAGGCGCTGGCGGCCGCCGCGGTGCCCATCGAGGGCGCGCACGTGGTCGTCGTCGGCCGGAGCGCCGTCGTGGGGCGCCCGCTCGCGCTGCTGCTGCTCCGGAAGGGCGACCGCGGCAACGCGACGGTGACGGTCTGTCACACCGGCACGCGCGACCTCGCGACGCACACGCTCAGGGCGGACGTCCTCGTGGCAGCGATGGGCCGGCCCGAGGCGATCCGCGGGGACATGGTCCGCGAGGGCGCCGTCGTCGTGGACGTCGGCGTGAACCGCGTCGAGGACGCGACCGCCGAGAAGGGCTTCCGCGTCGTGGGCGACGTCGCGTTCCAGGAGGTGCTCGGGCGCGCGGCGGTGGCGACGCCGGTCCCCGGCGGCGTCGGGGCGCTCACGACGGCGATCCTCCTCAGGAACACCGTGCGGGCGGCGGAGGCGAGGGCGCGGGAGCGATGA
- a CDS encoding 1-deoxy-D-xylulose-5-phosphate synthase: MARILDGINSPQDLRALSPRDLVPLGEEVRQEIIRVVSRNGGHLAPSLGVVELTLALHYVFDSPRDSILWDVGHQSYAHKLITGRRDSFETLRQEGGIAGFPRREESPHDAFNTGHSSTSISAALGIVCGRDFLAREGRVIAVIGDGALTAGLALEGLNQAGHLKKNLIVVVNDNRMSISKNVGALSQYLTRLRSAPTYHRLEAEVWDILGRVPGVGSRARELASRTLEGIRGLLVPGVLFEELGFKYFGPLDGHNVETLVESFERLRLMAGPLLVHVITVKGKGYQPAEDDAPRFHGVGSFDKATGTTTSMPTAISYTEAFGRTLVSLAEKDDRIVAITAAMPDGTGLSHFAKRFPDRFFDVGIAEQHAVTFAAGLAAAGMKPVVAVYSTFLQRAYDQIVHDVCLQRLPVRFLIDRGGLVGDDGPTHHGAFDLSFLRAVPNLVVMAPKDENELAAMVRTAVEHDEGPIAVRYPRGAGLGVRMDFEPVAVPLGKAERLREGGDVSLIAVGPMVGVASRAAEDLAAEGVGASVVNARFVKPLDGDVIEEEARTTGRIVTIEENVTSGGFGAAVLELLQSSGLHGVPVRLMGLPDEFVTHATRERLLERCGLTAHGVAAAARGLIAGGGRGGAER; this comes from the coding sequence GTGGCACGGATCCTCGACGGCATCAACTCGCCTCAGGACCTCCGGGCGCTGAGCCCGAGGGACCTCGTTCCGCTCGGCGAGGAGGTCCGTCAGGAGATCATCCGCGTGGTCTCGCGCAACGGCGGGCACCTCGCGCCCAGCCTCGGGGTCGTCGAGCTCACGCTGGCCCTGCACTACGTCTTCGACTCGCCCCGCGACAGCATTCTCTGGGACGTCGGACATCAGAGCTACGCGCACAAGCTCATCACGGGACGGCGCGACTCGTTCGAGACGCTTCGGCAGGAGGGGGGCATCGCGGGCTTCCCCAGGCGCGAGGAGAGCCCGCACGACGCGTTCAACACCGGCCATTCCTCGACGTCCATCTCGGCGGCCCTCGGCATCGTCTGCGGGCGCGACTTCCTCGCCCGCGAGGGCCGCGTGATCGCCGTGATCGGCGACGGGGCGCTCACCGCCGGCCTTGCCCTCGAGGGACTCAACCAGGCCGGCCATCTGAAGAAGAACCTCATCGTCGTCGTGAACGACAACAGGATGTCCATCTCCAAGAACGTGGGGGCGCTCTCGCAGTACCTCACGCGGCTGCGGTCCGCGCCGACCTACCACAGGCTCGAGGCCGAGGTCTGGGACATCCTCGGCAGGGTCCCGGGCGTGGGCTCGCGGGCCCGCGAGCTCGCGAGCCGGACCCTCGAGGGGATTCGCGGACTCCTCGTGCCGGGCGTCCTCTTCGAGGAGCTGGGATTCAAGTACTTCGGTCCGCTCGACGGGCACAACGTCGAGACCCTCGTCGAGTCGTTCGAGCGCCTCAGGCTCATGGCGGGCCCGCTCCTCGTCCACGTCATCACGGTCAAGGGGAAGGGCTACCAGCCCGCGGAGGACGACGCTCCCAGGTTTCACGGGGTCGGGTCGTTCGACAAGGCGACCGGAACGACGACGTCCATGCCGACGGCCATCTCCTACACCGAGGCGTTCGGACGCACGCTCGTGTCGCTCGCAGAGAAGGACGACAGGATCGTGGCCATCACGGCGGCGATGCCGGACGGGACGGGGCTCTCGCACTTCGCGAAGCGCTTCCCCGACCGCTTCTTCGACGTGGGCATCGCCGAGCAGCACGCCGTGACCTTCGCGGCGGGCCTCGCCGCGGCGGGCATGAAGCCCGTCGTGGCCGTCTACTCGACGTTCCTCCAGCGCGCCTACGACCAGATCGTCCACGACGTCTGCCTGCAGAGGCTGCCGGTGCGATTCCTCATCGACCGCGGCGGGCTCGTGGGGGACGACGGCCCGACGCATCACGGGGCGTTCGACCTCTCGTTCCTGCGCGCCGTGCCGAACCTCGTCGTCATGGCGCCGAAGGACGAGAACGAGCTCGCGGCGATGGTCCGGACGGCCGTCGAGCACGACGAGGGGCCGATCGCGGTGCGGTACCCTCGCGGCGCGGGCCTCGGCGTCCGCATGGACTTCGAGCCGGTCGCCGTGCCCCTGGGCAAGGCCGAGCGGCTGCGCGAGGGCGGCGACGTCTCGCTCATCGCCGTGGGGCCCATGGTGGGCGTCGCGTCCAGGGCGGCGGAGGACCTCGCGGCCGAGGGCGTGGGCGCATCGGTCGTGAACGCGCGGTTCGTCAAGCCGCTGGACGGCGATGTGATCGAGGAGGAGGCGCGGACGACCGGGCGGATCGTCACGATCGAGGAGAACGTGACGAGCGGAGGGTTCGGCGCGGCGGTCCTCGAGCTCCTGCAGTCGTCGGGGCTCCACGGTGTCCCGGTTCGCCTCATGGGGCTTCCGGACGAGTTCGTGACGCACGCGACGCGCGAGCGGTTGCTCGAGCGGTGCGGCCTCACGGCGCACGGCGTGGCGGCGGCGGCCCGCGGTCTCATCGCGGGCGGAGGCCGGGGAGGCGCGGAGCGATGA
- the xseB gene encoding exodeoxyribonuclease VII small subunit, protein MAKLEEIVARLERNELGLDESLRAFEDGMKLAESLSKALAKAEERVQRLVRGVQGELGLEDFEGEPPEGD, encoded by the coding sequence ATGGCGAAGCTCGAGGAGATCGTCGCGCGGCTCGAGCGGAACGAGCTCGGCCTCGACGAGTCGCTCAGGGCGTTCGAGGACGGCATGAAGCTCGCCGAGTCTCTGTCGAAGGCGCTGGCCAAGGCCGAGGAGCGCGTGCAGCGGCTCGTCAGGGGCGTGCAGGGCGAGCTCGGGCTCGAGGACTTCGAGGGCGAGCCGCCCGAGGGGGACTGA
- the xseA gene encoding exodeoxyribonuclease VII large subunit, which produces MTPSRGDESRPAERTYTVSEVTAAVKHILEESLPSVWVEGEISNFNRHSSGHMYFTLKDEKSQLPAVMFRQANAKLAFAPQSGMKVLAFGRVGVYEPSGRYQLYVERMRPAGIGELAAAFEALKRKLEAEGLFDKAGKVPAPRFPRTVAVVTSPTGAAVRDVIRVARARMPSVRIVVVPVPVQGAEAAPAIVAALGMVDEWGGADVCIVGRGGGSLEDLWAFNDERVARAIHAMRTPVISAVGHEVDFTIADFVADVRAATPSNAAEIAVPDRRALLRSILVSAGRVERAVRSRLRRHAERAAALRGAYGLRIPLDQIERLSQRVDELGGRAAAAARTALALRRARVERYAAELALADPAKVLARGFASVALLPVLSAVTSAADVAPGSQVRVTVADGAFDCTVNSVRGGKERAA; this is translated from the coding sequence ATGACACCTTCGCGGGGCGACGAGTCGCGGCCGGCGGAACGCACGTACACCGTCAGCGAGGTGACGGCGGCGGTCAAGCACATCCTCGAGGAGTCGCTTCCCTCGGTCTGGGTCGAGGGCGAGATCTCGAACTTCAACCGCCACAGCTCCGGCCACATGTACTTCACGCTCAAGGACGAGAAGAGCCAGCTCCCGGCGGTGATGTTCCGGCAGGCGAACGCGAAGCTCGCCTTCGCGCCGCAGAGCGGCATGAAGGTGCTTGCGTTCGGGCGCGTCGGCGTCTACGAGCCGTCCGGCAGATACCAGCTCTACGTCGAGCGGATGCGCCCCGCGGGCATCGGGGAGCTCGCTGCCGCGTTCGAGGCGCTCAAGCGGAAGCTCGAGGCCGAGGGGCTCTTCGACAAGGCCGGCAAGGTCCCCGCGCCGCGCTTCCCGAGGACGGTCGCGGTGGTCACCTCGCCGACGGGCGCGGCCGTGCGCGACGTCATCCGCGTCGCGCGCGCGCGGATGCCCTCCGTGCGCATCGTCGTCGTGCCCGTGCCCGTCCAGGGCGCCGAGGCGGCGCCGGCGATCGTCGCGGCGCTCGGCATGGTGGACGAGTGGGGCGGCGCCGATGTCTGCATCGTCGGGCGTGGCGGAGGCTCCCTCGAAGACCTGTGGGCGTTCAACGACGAACGCGTCGCGCGCGCGATCCACGCGATGCGCACGCCGGTCATCTCGGCCGTGGGTCACGAGGTGGACTTCACGATCGCGGACTTCGTGGCGGACGTCCGCGCGGCGACGCCGTCGAACGCCGCGGAGATCGCGGTCCCGGACCGTCGCGCCCTCCTGCGCTCGATCCTGGTCTCCGCCGGGCGGGTCGAGCGCGCGGTGCGCTCCCGGCTCCGCCGACACGCGGAGCGCGCCGCGGCCCTTCGCGGGGCCTACGGGCTCCGGATCCCGCTCGATCAGATCGAGCGCCTGTCCCAGCGCGTGGACGAGCTGGGCGGGCGGGCCGCGGCGGCCGCGAGGACCGCGCTCGCGCTCCGGCGGGCGCGCGTCGAGCGCTACGCCGCGGAGCTCGCCCTCGCCGACCCCGCGAAGGTCCTGGCGAGGGGGTTCGCGTCCGTCGCGCTCCTGCCGGTCCTGTCGGCGGTGACCTCGGCCGCGGACGTTGCGCCGGGGTCGCAGGTCAGGGTGACGGTCGCGGACGGCGCGTTCGACTGCACGGTGAACTCCGTTCGCGGCGGGAAGGAGAGGGCTGCGTGA
- a CDS encoding YmdB family metallophosphoesterase, whose product MRILFIGDVVGRPGRRAVELLLPGLVREWGPSLVVANGENAAGGIGLTKPVANDLFALGIDVLTSGNHIWDKKGAAELVAGCERILRPANYPPGTPGRGAGVFETAKGVPVGVVNLQGRVFLPETDCPFRVGAALVAELRTRARVVLVDLHAEATSEKVAMAWHLAGAATAVLGTHTHVQTADERIVDGFTAAISDAGMTGPYDSVIGMRRDLSLARFLTQIPQRFEPAGGRLVLCGVVVDADETSGAATGIHRVMSVIDG is encoded by the coding sequence ATGAGGATCCTCTTCATCGGGGACGTCGTCGGGCGGCCCGGGCGGCGCGCCGTCGAGCTGCTCCTGCCCGGCCTCGTGAGGGAGTGGGGGCCGTCGCTCGTCGTGGCGAACGGCGAGAACGCGGCGGGAGGCATCGGGCTCACGAAGCCCGTGGCGAACGACCTCTTCGCGCTCGGCATCGACGTCCTCACGAGCGGCAACCACATCTGGGACAAGAAGGGTGCCGCGGAGCTGGTCGCGGGCTGCGAGCGGATCCTCCGGCCGGCCAACTACCCCCCGGGCACCCCCGGTCGGGGAGCCGGCGTCTTCGAGACCGCGAAGGGCGTTCCCGTGGGCGTCGTGAACCTGCAGGGCAGGGTGTTCCTGCCGGAGACCGACTGCCCGTTCCGCGTGGGCGCCGCGCTCGTGGCGGAGCTGCGGACGCGCGCCCGCGTCGTGCTGGTGGACCTCCACGCGGAGGCGACGTCGGAGAAGGTCGCGATGGCGTGGCACCTGGCCGGGGCGGCGACGGCCGTCCTGGGAACGCACACGCACGTGCAGACGGCGGACGAGCGCATCGTGGACGGGTTCACCGCGGCCATCTCGGACGCGGGGATGACGGGGCCGTACGACTCGGTGATCGGCATGCGAAGGGACCTCTCCCTTGCGAGGTTCCTCACGCAGATCCCGCAGCGCTTTGAGCCGGCCGGCGGTCGCCTCGTGCTCTGCGGCGTCGTCGTCGACGCCGACGAGACCAGCGGCGCCGCGACGGGGATCCACAGGGTCATGTCCGTGATCGACGGGTGA